In a genomic window of Chaetodon trifascialis isolate fChaTrf1 chromosome 8, fChaTrf1.hap1, whole genome shotgun sequence:
- the LOC139335409 gene encoding cell adhesion molecule CEACAM5 yields MIPTVYEPPVPILQLQSTWLDVFPSEKVVFNCNIHGSSDWTFTWFRNDQEVQDSDPNVSLSADQSVLTITAATQTYSGHYSCKGHHKTKGVTTASSLQLKLTVSAKKPKPTLSRSSNFDKMFPGESVTFTCTVTVASGWEYLWYHNGTDIQAPNSNTYTIASIDHPNSGQYHCKAKRGKGPFYTEESEKTTLQVSDPPKPSMRLLTPWTDVFENETVEFRCEVDSSDWKFSWYRNKELLEEDVILSLLEVEPSLNVTSITHAYQGGYACKVHLGSRRVSSGFSNTVDITVYENIPKPTLRKSPGFNPMYVGETVNFTCNVDVSSGWVYQWYKDGRVLPETNKTISIHLNPTNRGKYSCMATRSETTSTHISEEIQQDVLEIPVPSVKQLRPWLDVFPTERVKLSCGLNDSSEWIYTWSKDGQLVQADNIVSFDSNGATLSISSASAAHAGQYNCKGHLKDRSVSRSSDSGLTLTVYDKGPTFTVMQDPDYQLMFSGESVSFSCHINVSSGWEYRWYRDGNFLNSGNTYTISPIGTADQGSYECEAKRGENDFSKTSTAIHLEVQKNKPKPSMTQQPYADKVYTGESVSFKCKVDLSSGWEYLWYKDGTKLSVINSNFNIHNASSLNNGVYQCMAIRNKPIYNTEHSIGRTLHIFEIPVPSLKQQTPWLDVFPTESVKLSCGMDGSSDWKYIWNKDGKSVGPDNIVSFDSDRTTLSISSASTSHSGQYTCSGILKSRSVRSSFSSALQLHVNETKPVILTQSPSHNVMHTEDFISFYCHINVSSGWEYLWYKDDSLLTESGKNYNISSALTRNSGSYKCQTKRGTHTVFHSDQSQAVRLNIQERPKAAIILLTGWSEVFSTDSLVLKCGVQESQDTWNYTWFKEDQPINVTLRNEKYIVTPQNDPKQSQYTCRGFRTGRPSYSKTSDQFKTKNLLLKRRVLLSISGFIFFGIIAVFLGCIVLRVIRKPAVDEYKPEEADLFVSMALKDRDDTPCPLVEYITDAALNSPPKEGNENGMVCSETTPLPISSQEDQAVTAESHDATENNGGLVSFQK; encoded by the exons ACAAGATTCAGAtccaaatgtgtctctgtctgcagaccaATCAGTGCTTACAATTactgcagcaacacaaacatattCTGGACACTATTCCTGTAAAGGTCATCACAAAACAAAGGGCGTTACCACAGCATCTAGTCTCCAGCTCAAACTCACTGTTTCTG CAAAGAAGCCCAAACCCACTCTGAGCCGAAGTTCAAACTTTGACAAGATGTTCCCTGGAGAGTCTGTCACCTTCACGTGCACGGTCACTGTGGCCTCTGGATGGGAATATCTGTGGTACCATAATGGAACTGATATTCAAGCACCTAATAGTAATACTTATACCATAGCTTCTATAGATCATCCTAACAGTGGACAGTATCACTGCAAAGCCAAGAGAGGCAAAGGCCCATTCTACACAGAGGAGagtgaaaaaacaacactgcaggTCTCTG ACCCACCTAAACCATCCATGAGGCTGCTGACTCCCTGGACGGATGTGTTTGAAAATGAGACAGTGGAGTTTAGATGTGAAGTCGACAGCTCTGATTGGAAATTCAGCTGGTACAGAAATAAAGAGCTGCTCGAGGAGGACGTCATCCTGAGCCTGCTTGAAGTGGAGCCATCGCTCAACGTCACCTCCATCACTCACGCCTATCAAGGAGGCTATGCCTGCAAAGTTCACCTTGGATCCAGGAGAGTCAGCTCTGGATTCAGCAACACAGTTGACATCACAGTTTATG AAAACATACCCAAACCAACACTGCGCAAAAGTCCTGGTTTTAACCCGATGTATGTTGGAGAAACAGTGAACTTCACTTGTAATGTTGACGTGTCCTCGGGCTGGGTGTACCAGTGGTACAAAGATGGAAGGGTCCTCCCTGAAACCAACAAAACCATCAGCATCCATCTAAATCCCACTAACAGGGGGAAATATTCATGCATGGCCACGAGGAgtgaaacaacatcaacacacatcAGTGAGGAAATACAACAAGATGTTCTCG aAATCCCTGTGCCCTCTGTGAAGCAACTACGCCCGTGGTTGGATGTGTTCCCCACTGAGAGAGTGAAGTTGAGCTGTGGGCTGAACGACAGCTCTGAGTGGATTTATACATGGAGCAAAGATGGACAGTTGGTCCAGGCTGATAATATTGTGTCTTTTGACTCAAATGGAGCTACTCTTTCCATCAGCTCTGCTTCAGCAGCACATGCAGGACAATATAACTGCAAGGGACACCTGAAGGACAGGTCTGTCAGCAGAAGCTCCGATTCTGGTCTTACTCTCACAGTATAtg ATAAGGGACCCACTTTTACAGTGATGCAGGATCCAGACTACCAGCTGATGTTTTCTGGGGAGTCAGTCTCCTTTAGCTGTCACATTAATGTCTCCTCTGGATGGGAGTACCGGTGGTACAGAGATGGCAATTTTCTGAACTCTGGAAACACGTATACAATCAGCCCTATTGGAACAGCAGATCAGGGATCATATGAATGTGAAGcgaaaagaggagaaaacgaTTTCTCTAAGACTAGCACGGCTATACACCTTGAAGTTCAAA AAAACAAGCCCAAGCCCTCGATGACTCAACAGCCATACGCTGACAAGGTGTACACTGGAGAGTCGGTGTCCTTCAAATGCAAAGTTGATCTCTCGTCCGGTTGGGAGTATCTCTGGTACAAAGATGGAACAAAACTCTCTGTCATCAACAGTAACTTTAACATCCATAATGCCAGTTCATTGAACAATGGGGTTTATCAGTGCATGGCCATCAGAAACAAACCAATATACAACACAGAGCACAGCATTGGACGGACCTTACACATATTTG AAATCCCTGTTCCCTCTTTGAAGCAACAAACGCCGTGGTTGGACGTGTTCCCCACTGAGAGTGTGAAGCTGAGCTGTGGGATGGACGGCAGCTCTGACTGGAAATATATATGGAATAAAGATGGAAAGTCGGTCGGCCCTGATAATATTGTGTCTTTTGACTCCGATAGGACCACTCTGTCCATCAGCTCTGCTTCAACCTCACACAGTGGACAATACACCTGCTCAGGAATACTCAAGAGCAGGTCTGTCAGaagcagcttcagctctgcaCTACAACTTCATGTTAATg AGACAAAACCCGTCATACTGACGCAGAGTCCCAGTCACAATGTGATGCACACCGAAGatttcatctcattttattGTCACATTAATGTCTCTTCTGGATGGGAGTACCTGTGGTACAAAGATGACAGTCTGCTCACTGAATCTGGGAAGAATTATAACATCTCTTCTGCTCTGACAAGAAACTCTGGATCATATAAATGCCAAACTAAAAGAGGAACGCATACAGTCTTCCACTCAGACCAGAGTCAAGCTGTGAGACTCAACATACAAG agcgCCCAAAGGCTGCCATAATCCTTCTGACTGGCTGGTCAGAGGTCTTTTCCACTGACAGCCTGGTGCTCAAATGTGGGGTGCAGGAAAGCCAGGACACATGGAACTACACATG GTTCAAAGAGGACCAACCAATTAATGTGacactgagaaatgagaaatacaTAGTCACACCGCAGAATGACCCCAAGCAGAGCCAATACACCTGCCGTGGCTTTCGCACTGGGAGACCGTCTTATTCAAAAACCAGTGATCAATTCAAGACCAAGAATCTTC TTTTGAAGAGGAGGGTGCTTCTTTCCATCTCTGGCTTTATCTTCTTTGGCATCATCGCCGTCTTCCTGGGATGCATTGTCCTCAGAGTCATCCGCAAACCAG CTGTTGACGAATACAAGCCGGAAGAGGCAGACTTGTTTGTCAGCATGGCTCTGAAGGACCGTGATG ATACACCCTGTCCGCTGGTTGAATACATCACTGATGCAGCACTGAATTCTCCACCTAAAG AAGGGAACGAGAATGGCATGGTTTGCAGTGAAACAACACCATTACCGATATCCTCACAGGAGGACCAAG CTGTGACAGCTGAGAGCCATGATGCAACAGAGAACAATGGCGGGCTGGTTTCCTTTCAAAAATGA
- the apobec2b gene encoding C->U-editing enzyme APOBEC-2b isoform X1: MYASPLRHHNKRVSLLKRRGNLVLCGWASGEAGIMADRNSRFSVKKKETKAENKANDDKGKEKTVKKPDKLAKKPETTPEQPQAGEEKRNGASEGATGAEAKNSEENGEFQPIELPPFEIVTGEQMSPFYFKFQFRNVEYSSGRNKTLLCFRVDTPGGSTEPLKGYMEDEHATAHAEEAFFQQVLPNASQEYDITWYVSSSPCVSCAAKLANILKQRKKVRLCIFCSRLFEWEEPEIAEGLRALASAGCKLRMMKPCDFLHVWDTYVEKEEESFTPWEDCQENYIYYMEKLSDILK; the protein is encoded by the exons atgtATGCCTCGCCACTGAGACACCATAATAAACGAGTTTCACTTCTGAAACGCAGAG GGAATCTGGTACTCTGTGGCTGGGCCAGTGGGGAGGCAGG AATCATGGCGGACAGAAACAGCCGGTTCAGTGTTAAGAAGAAAGAGACGAAGGCggaaaataaagcaaatgaCGACAAGGGGAAggagaaaactgtgaaaaagcCTGACAAACTTGCGAAAAAGCCAGAGACGACCCCCGAGCAGCCCCAGGCGGGCGAGGAGAAGAGGAATGGGGCAAGTGAAGGAGCAACAGGAGCAGAGGCGAAGAACAGTGAAGAAAATGGAGAGTTTCAGCCTATAGAGCTGCCACCATTTGAAATTGTCACAGG GGAACAGATGAGCCCGTTCTACTTCAAGTTCCAGTTCAGGAACGTGGAATACTCATCAGGGAGGAACAAGACCCTGCTGTGCTTCAGAGTGGATACACCAGGAGGCAGCACAGAGCCTCTGAAAGGCTACATGGAGGATGAACATGCCACAGCTCATGCTGAAGAGGCCTTCTTTCAACAG GTGCTCCCTAATGCCTCCCAAGAGTATGACATCACATGGTATGTATCATCCAGTCCCTGTGTGTCTTGTGCAGCCAAGTTGGCCAACATCCTCAAGCAGCGAAAAAAGGTCCGTCTCTGCATATTCTGCTCCCGTCTCTTTGAGTGGGAAGAGCCGGAGATAGCGGAGGGGCTCCGGGCTCTGGCGAGTGCTGGCTGTAAACTGCGGATGATGAAGCCATGTGACTTCCTACATGTTTGGGACACGTAtgtggagaaggaggaagagagctTTACACCCTGGGAGGATTGTCAGGAGAATTACATCTACTACATGGAGAAACTGAGTGATATCCTCAAGTAG
- the apobec2b gene encoding C->U-editing enzyme APOBEC-2b isoform X2 gives MADRNSRFSVKKKETKAENKANDDKGKEKTVKKPDKLAKKPETTPEQPQAGEEKRNGASEGATGAEAKNSEENGEFQPIELPPFEIVTGEQMSPFYFKFQFRNVEYSSGRNKTLLCFRVDTPGGSTEPLKGYMEDEHATAHAEEAFFQQVLPNASQEYDITWYVSSSPCVSCAAKLANILKQRKKVRLCIFCSRLFEWEEPEIAEGLRALASAGCKLRMMKPCDFLHVWDTYVEKEEESFTPWEDCQENYIYYMEKLSDILK, from the exons ATGGCGGACAGAAACAGCCGGTTCAGTGTTAAGAAGAAAGAGACGAAGGCggaaaataaagcaaatgaCGACAAGGGGAAggagaaaactgtgaaaaagcCTGACAAACTTGCGAAAAAGCCAGAGACGACCCCCGAGCAGCCCCAGGCGGGCGAGGAGAAGAGGAATGGGGCAAGTGAAGGAGCAACAGGAGCAGAGGCGAAGAACAGTGAAGAAAATGGAGAGTTTCAGCCTATAGAGCTGCCACCATTTGAAATTGTCACAGG GGAACAGATGAGCCCGTTCTACTTCAAGTTCCAGTTCAGGAACGTGGAATACTCATCAGGGAGGAACAAGACCCTGCTGTGCTTCAGAGTGGATACACCAGGAGGCAGCACAGAGCCTCTGAAAGGCTACATGGAGGATGAACATGCCACAGCTCATGCTGAAGAGGCCTTCTTTCAACAG GTGCTCCCTAATGCCTCCCAAGAGTATGACATCACATGGTATGTATCATCCAGTCCCTGTGTGTCTTGTGCAGCCAAGTTGGCCAACATCCTCAAGCAGCGAAAAAAGGTCCGTCTCTGCATATTCTGCTCCCGTCTCTTTGAGTGGGAAGAGCCGGAGATAGCGGAGGGGCTCCGGGCTCTGGCGAGTGCTGGCTGTAAACTGCGGATGATGAAGCCATGTGACTTCCTACATGTTTGGGACACGTAtgtggagaaggaggaagagagctTTACACCCTGGGAGGATTGTCAGGAGAATTACATCTACTACATGGAGAAACTGAGTGATATCCTCAAGTAG
- the LOC139335383 gene encoding zinc finger BED domain-containing protein 4, which translates to MASVSKVSILDYFNIVFEGENGKIESNCKACGTRIQAKRSVTSNFVTHLKRKHQAMYDDFVKRKDMKREGYSSGSLHSFTANGGNTRYTLPISSGVGGGGAAGGAGGTGSLEGGVGGGSGGGVTKFDRHDPRQVLISEAIAKMIVRDLQPVSIVENQGFRELLQLLEPRYTPERQHYIQSQLLPAYAYQAQLATRQALASTHALSLSLDLWRGLTGATSGYLGVTCHFLTSDWQMRSALLACLPLAGGGSGNRVLSDFDEVCHSHGVSGRAFRVVADPFLATATVKPCGLPGFMVSPPLANGQNEDDEEEVGNGNSVEEGVRNGHGDSGEEGEWEDLWEQGLGVCRVDCFSRSLQQCVSEGLRSCPQLSSTLAKAACFYNYITSAVPPEKLTQVFDGPALIMGGPGIIPPTARDWAAQLKVLRRLLDSVEFLEEMSGPGELALGGSERALLRELTDTLEPFTEAWDMVHGDRQADMQTDRHVSISLALPCVLGLRKHLSETSTPHCPSLLVGLSQALESQLAPILEDPLYITATTLDPQFKLTWSSNPDWHRQVLLEELSKHSTASSPIEPNTDLHPQSQTPPAPAPSPVSSHSRPCKLFSFIKQRPATQAKSLEQELAIYLREEPTDEEALHYWRRKAIDFPLLAQVAKRAFTIPACGTVVESIFTSAGRCLRPERGRVLPKNLETLIYLRANYKLLWT; encoded by the exons ATGGCGTCAGTTTCGAAGGTGTCTATTCTGGATTACTTTAATATTGTGTTTGAAGGTGAAAATGGCAAAATCGAGTCCAACTGCAAGGCTTGTGGCACCAGAATTCAGGCGAAGCGGAGTGTCACGTCCAACTTCGTAACGCATCTCAAG CGGAAGCACCAGGCGATGTATGATGACTTTGTGAAAAGGAAGGATATGAAGAGAGAGGGCTATTCCTCCGGCTCCCTGCATAGTTTCACTGCCAATGGAGGGAATACCCGCTACACTCTCCCCATCAGTTCCGgagtggggggaggaggagcagcaggaggtgcaggaggaacGGGATCTCTCGagggaggagtaggaggaggctCTGGAGGAGGGGTGACCAAGTTTGACAGACATGACCCGCGTCAG GTTCTCATCTCTGAGGCTATAGCCAAGATGATCGTGCGTGATCTGCAGCCAGTGTCCATAGTGGAAAATCAAGgcttcagagagctgctgcagctcctggagCCGCGGTACACTCCTGAGCGCCAGCACTACATCCAGAGCCAGCTCCTCCCCGCCTACGCCTACCAGGCCCAGCTAGCAACCCGTCAGGCCCTGGCCTCGACGCACGCCCTCAGTCTCAGCCTGGATCTCTGGAGGGGCTTAACTGGAGCCACTTCAGG GTACCTCGGTGTCACCTGCCACTTTCTCACGTCTGATTGGCAGATGCGTTCAGCTCTCCTGGCGTGTCTGCCCCTGGCAGGGGGCGGCTCTGGGAATCGGGTGCTTTCCGATTTTGATGAAGTGTGTCACTCTCATGGCGTATCAGGGAGAGCGTTTCGTGTTGTTGCGGACCCTTTCCTGGCGACAGCAACAGTTAAGCCGTGTGGTCTTCCTGGTTTCATGGTTTCACCTCCTCTCGCTAACGGGCAAAACGAAGATGACGAAGAAGAGGTTGGCAATGGTAACAGCGTAGAGGAAGGTGTCAGGAATGGCCATGGCGAcagtggagaggaaggagaatgGGAGGACTTGTGGGAGCAGGGTCTGGGTGTCTGTCGAGTGGACtgtttctctcgctctcttcaGCAGTGTGTCAGTGAGGGGTTACGCTCCTGTCCACAGCTCTCCTCCACGCTGGCCAAGGCTGCGTGTTTCTACAACTACATTACCTCTGCTGTCCCACCTGAGAAACTTACTCAGGTGTTTGATGGTCCTGCGCTGATCATGGGGGGACCAGGAATTATCCCTCCTACAGCAAGAGACTGGGCTGCCCAGCTTAAG GTGCTTCGGCGCCTGCTGGACTCAGTGGAGTTCCTGGAGGAGATGAGTGGTCCGGGGGAGCTGGCGCTGGGTGGATCAGAGAGAGCCCTGCTGAGGGAGCTCACTGACACCTTGGAGCCCTTCACTGAGGCCTGGGACATGGTGCatggggacagacaggcagacatgcagacagacagacatgtgtCCATCAGCCTGGCTCTGCCGTGTGTTCTGGGCCTCCGTAAGCATCTCTCAGAGACGTCAACCCCTCACTGCCCCTCTCTCCTGGTGGGCCTCAGCCAGGCTTTAGAGAGCCAGCTGGCCCCTATCCTGGAGGACCCCCTTTACATCACTGCCACCACCCTGGACCCCCAGTTCAAGCTCACATGGAGCAGCAACCCTGACTGGCACAGACAAGTTCTCCTAGAGGAGCTATCCAAACATTCCACAGCCTCCAGCCCCATAGAGCCCAACACAGACCTACATCCTCAATCCCAGACCCCTCCTGCCCCGGCTCCATCGCCTGTCTCCTCACATTCTCGGCCCTGTAAGCTCTTCTCTTTCATCAAGCAGAGACCCGCAACACAGGCCAAGAGCCTAGAGCAGGAGTTGGCTATCTACCTACGTGAGGAGCCCACAGACGAGGAGGCTTTACATTACTGGCGGCGTAAAGCAATTGACTTTCCTTTACTCGCCCAGGTGGCCAAAAGGGCGTTCACCATACCTGCTTGTGGCACTGTGGTGGAAAGCATTTTCACTAGTGCTGGGCGCTGCCTGCGGCCAGAGAGAGGCCGCGTCTTACCAAAGAACCTGGAGACGCTCATCTACCTCAGAGCCAACTACAAATTATTATGGACTTAA
- the ccdc115 gene encoding coiled-coil domain-containing protein 115 — translation MGASESEESSLLLDEKLLRFMDQLELLEEKRATLNSLIEQGWFSMSKARYSMGNKQVSALQYASEIEPLVCVHARTLENGEVDFCTERVKEKCCNEGGKDARSIEDIGPQEEGIRRRIKPSKDITEKEANKEASSAKAPEVTPVRKSEQNPQQDPLKWFGILVPQSLKQAQSSFRQVIELSAEIAALQTAVLNSRQELKHSMKDKHVLQEKTTAAHKVAD, via the exons ATGGGTGCATCAGAATCGGAGGAATCTTCTCTGTTACTGGACGAAAAGCTGCTCCGTTTCATGGATCAGCTGGAGTTACTGGAGGAGAAACGAGCCACTCTCAACTCTCTCATAGAGCAG GGATGGTTTTCCATGTCTAAGGCTCGATATTCTATGGGAAACAAACAAGTCTCTGCACTTCAGTATGCGAGTGAGATAGAGCCACTGGTCTGTGTTCATGCCCG AACACTGGAAAATGGTGAGGTGGATTTCTGCACAGAGAGGGTTAAAGAAAAGTGTTGTAATGAAGGTGGAAAAGATGCGAGGTCAATAGAGGATATTGGACCTCAAGAAGAAG GTATCAGGAGAAGAATCAAACCAAGTAAGGATATCACAGAGAAGGAGGCAAATAAAGAAGCAAGTAGTGCGAAAGCTCCCGAAGTAACTCCAGTTAGGAAGAGTGAACAGAATCCTCAGCAGGATCCTCTGAAGTGGTTTGGGATTCTGGTGCCACAATCTCTAAAACAAGCACAGTCGTCATTCAGGCAAG TAATAGAGCTGTCAGCTGAGATTGCAGCCCTTCAGACTGCAGTGTTGAACAGCAGACAGGAGCTGAAGCACAGCATGAAAGACAAACACGTTCTCCAGGAgaaaaccacagcagcacacaagGTGGCAGACTAA